AACGATACGGGAAACACCCAGAACCATACCGAACCTGACGGTTAAGCCGTATCGTGCCGATGGTAGTACGCTAAGACGTGTGAGAGTAGGTATCGCCCCCTCACTTTTTTTTAAAGTTTCTCTGCCCAAGTCCCGCCCTTAAAAATTGCCGCGTAGAATATACGCGGCATTTTTGCTTAATAAAAAGGAAAAAATATGATATAATTTTTTTGATGAGTTTCGGTGTGAAAGGACGGGGAGTTACAGGGCGAAATGCTATTAAAGTAAATTTTCAAATTTCTAAATTCAGTATAAACTTCTAAAAATGGAGGTAGGGAGTGAAATGGAAGACGTTAAAGAAATTGCATATAAAAGATATCAGCAGTGGCTTGAAAATGTGACAGAAGATTTCAAAGAAGAATTGATGCGTTTAAAGGATAATGAGGATGAGATTATTGATCGATTTTATAAAGATTTAGAATTTGGAACTGGTGGTTTAAGGGGTATAATGGGTGTTGGTACCAACAGAATGAATGTATACACCGTAGCTCGAGCGACTCAGGGGTTTGCTAATTATTTGAAAAAATATAAAGATTTTCCCAGTGTTGTTATTGCTTACGATACAAGGAATAACTCCGACTTATTTGCAAAGGTTGCTGCTCGAGTATTAGCTGCTAATAACGTTAATGTTCATATTTTTGATCAAGTCGCTCCCACACCATTACTTTCCTTCACGGTAAGAAAGCTAAAAACAGATGGAGGAATTGTCATAACCGCAAGCCATAATCCACCTGAATACAACGGTTACAAAGTTTACACATCTGACGGCACTCAAGCGGTTCCCAAATATGCTAATGAAATTACTGCAGAAATTGAAAAGTTAGATTACTTCAAAGATATTAAGATGATGAGCTTCGAAGAAGCTGTTAATTCTGAAAAAATAAATATACTTAACGAAACCATTTTCAACGATTATTTAGATGAAATTGAAGGATATATTAGGTCTTTAAATCCAAAGATGGATAAAAAACCCTTAATAGTATATACACCATTGTATGGAGCAGCTTTGAAATTAGTTAAAGGTATTTTGGATAGATTAGGTTTTGAGTTAAGTTTAGTTGAAGAACAATCAAAAATTGATCCTTCCTTTTCAACTTTAAAGGTTCCTAATCCCGAAGAGAAAGAAGCATTTGAACTGGCTTTGAAAAAAGCAAAAGAAATAGATGCTAATCTTGTTTTGGCAACAGATCCTGACGGTGATAGAATAGGGATATTTGAAAAGTACAAAGGTGATTATGTATCTTTTACAGGAAATCAAGTTGGAGTCATGTTGGCTCACTATTTGTTAAGCAAATTTAGAGAATTTTCTTCCTTAAACCCTGATGATTACATTGTAAAGACAATAGTTACTACTGATATGGTTAAACCCATCGCTCAAGAGTTCAATGTAAAAGTCGAAGAAACGTTGACCGGATTCAAATATATAGGGGAAAAAATTGAAAAATATATAGGCAGTGGAAGGAAATTCATATTTGGATTTGAGGAAAGTTATGGATATTTAGCGAATGATCATGTGAGGGATAAAGATGCAATAATTGCTGCTGCATTAATTTCTGTTATGAGTTCTGAATTGCTTTCTAAGATGAAAACACTCACTGAATATTTGAAGGATCTAAAGGAAAGGTATGGCTATTATGATGAAAAACTTCTTTCGTTTACTTTTGAAGGGTTTGAAGGAACTCAAAAAATAAAACGTATAATGAACAAAATGAGAAAAACCCCACCTATAAAAGTGGGTGATTTTACCTTGAAGGAAACTTTAGATTATCTTAATGGGATAGAGGGATTCCCGAAATCCGATGTAGTGGAATTGAGATATTCAAACGTTAAAATAATAGCAAGACCTTCAGGAACAGAGCCAAAAATTAAATTTTATATTATGGTAAAATCATCTTCAGAAAATGAATCCCGTAAACTAATAAAAGATGCTGAGCAGGTTATATCAGAAATTGTAAATGTTTAGTATTTCAAATAAAGGTGAGTGAAAATGCGGTTTCATAACGTTTTGTTTTCAGATAAAGGAAATTTTGTAGAAATAAACGATATTTCTTATTTAGATGGTAGCACGATAAAAATAAACGATATTCTTCCACCTTCTATTTTAAGAAAAAATTCTGATCATTTCGTAGGATATTTTCTCGTGGAAGAGGACAATAATGATTTATCAGGTATAAGAAGATATTTAAATATAAGCGAGCGAAGAGGAAAATACCTTAAATTAAGTTATTGTGATGACATATCCAACACCATTAGAGAGATTCATGGTGATTATGTTGATCTTGTTTCTAAATATGTAGGGTTAAGAAGAGTAATTTCTTCTTTCAACGATTTGATTTTAGAAAACGATATAAATAATAATTTTAGTTATTGGCTAGAAAAGACAGTTGAAAAAGTCCCTTTTGATATTAAAGAGTTGATTGCTCAGAGGATTACAAAACTTGTTAATTTGTATTTGATAAAGATCTATGATGGGATTTATAAAAAAAATATAGATCTATTAAAAAAATATGAATCGGAAATTGCATTCAAAATTTTAGAAGCTCAATTACTACAGAAGACGTATTAGGAGGAGTATTAGTGAAATGGGTCGCAGCAAGGGTAATGTATGATGGTACAAACTTTTATGGTTATCAGAGTCAGCCAACATTTCGTACGGTCCAAGATGAGTTTGAAAAAGCTTTAAAGATTATTTTTAAAAAGGAAGTTCCATCTTATGCGTGCGGAAGAACTGATACAGGAGTACATGCGGTAGGCCAAGTTATTTCATTTAAAGTAGAAAACGAAAATATGACTGAAAGAAATATTAAAGATGCTTTGAATGCCATTTTACCAGAAGATGTGTATGTAAAGGAAGTTAGGGAAGTAAAAGAAGGCTTTAATCCAAGGTCTGAGGCAAAAAAAAGAATATATCACTATTTTATTTATATAAATGAAGATCCAAATATATTTTTAAGAAACAGGGTATGGTGGATTCCTTTCAGATTAAATTTAGAAAAAATGAGACAAGCAGCAAGATATTTTGAAGGTGAGCATGACTTTACCAGCTTTAAAACGGGAAACGATGAAAGGAATCCTATAAGAACTATTTATAGGGTAAGAATAATAGAGTTAAGAAAAGATCTGATTTTGATAAGAGTTGAAGGGAAGTCTTTTTTAAGACGAATGGTTAGAAATATAGTTGGTGCATTGGTAAAGGTAGGTACAGATGTATGGGAAGTGGAAAAAATACAGGAAATTTTGGAAGCAAAAAAAAGAGCTTTGGCTCCTGCATCAGCTCCCCCTCAAGGGTTATATTTTTATTCAGCTTTATTCTAATAAACGTTTTAACCTTTGCAAAAGTTGAAATAGGCTTAATTTATAATGGCCCCTCGAAATATTTCGACGAGGTCTTATTAAATCTCTACAAATATGCGGATATCTCCATCCCTCCTGGTGAAAACTCTCAAATTATGGAAGTAGATTATATTAACGAACTATTCTATATAAATTATAAAAACAAAATCGTTTCAACTTCTTTGGAAAAGTTGGATAGTACTATCCATGAAATACTTAATGAACTTCCTAGGAGTATTTTTGTCATTGCGGAAAACTCTTTTATTGTTACAGATGATGGGACCAAAACATCTAAATTTCTAAGTTGGGATGAAAATATGTATGTACTTCTAGATGTAAATGGTTTTATTTTTGAGCATCAATTTTCTCCACCTATAGGCGAAGTGATTACAAGAGTACCTTCAAAATGGATAGAGCTAGAAATTACAGGAGATAGTAGAGAAGCTACTTTAAACAATCTAAAAATAAAAACACCAATTACTATAGAGGTGCCGCCATCAAAGATTACTTTAACGGATGGCTTAAAAAAAATAGAAATAGACTTAACAAATTATGAAGGTGAAAAATACTCATTAGATCTGGAAAAACAACAGATATATAAAAAAGTTGAAACTAATATAGATAAAGTATTTGAAATTGAAAGCGGAGCTTTCTTTTACGGAGAGCCTTTATCAATTTGGATGCCAAAAAAAGGACAACCTGTTATTACTAAGTCCCGGTTTTATTGTGATTATGGTGATATAGAAGAAAAAAGTAAGACATTCTATATAGATGGAGAAATTGTTTTTGCCTATGAGAAAGATAGTACGGTATACTTGCTTTCTAGTTCGGGCCAATTTGTTACTTTGGGTAAAAAAAATGTAAATCGAGATTTTGAAAGAGCTCCTTTATCCATTTTGGTCACTGATGAATATATTCAGATAAAAACTTTCAAATTAGAAAGTTATAGGATTGAATTTGCTGGAGGAGTATTCAAAGAGGAAAATGTTTATAATATGTTTTTAGAATTGCCTTCTTACCCACCACAAAAGGAATACGATTTTGGTAAGTTCGATATCGAAATTGCGAAAAACGAAGTTATAATCTATTCTAATGAAGAGGAGTGAATGACTAAACAGGGAAGTTCAGTAAAAAACCCTCAATACTCCCTTTGTAAATAATCTCACCCTTATCCAAAAAAACAATCTTTTCTGCAATGTCAGAAAACAAAGAAAGATTTCTTGTTGAAATAATC
This genomic stretch from Petrotoga mexicana DSM 14811 harbors:
- a CDS encoding phospho-sugar mutase, whose amino-acid sequence is MEDVKEIAYKRYQQWLENVTEDFKEELMRLKDNEDEIIDRFYKDLEFGTGGLRGIMGVGTNRMNVYTVARATQGFANYLKKYKDFPSVVIAYDTRNNSDLFAKVAARVLAANNVNVHIFDQVAPTPLLSFTVRKLKTDGGIVITASHNPPEYNGYKVYTSDGTQAVPKYANEITAEIEKLDYFKDIKMMSFEEAVNSEKINILNETIFNDYLDEIEGYIRSLNPKMDKKPLIVYTPLYGAALKLVKGILDRLGFELSLVEEQSKIDPSFSTLKVPNPEEKEAFELALKKAKEIDANLVLATDPDGDRIGIFEKYKGDYVSFTGNQVGVMLAHYLLSKFREFSSLNPDDYIVKTIVTTDMVKPIAQEFNVKVEETLTGFKYIGEKIEKYIGSGRKFIFGFEESYGYLANDHVRDKDAIIAAALISVMSSELLSKMKTLTEYLKDLKERYGYYDEKLLSFTFEGFEGTQKIKRIMNKMRKTPPIKVGDFTLKETLDYLNGIEGFPKSDVVELRYSNVKIIARPSGTEPKIKFYIMVKSSSENESRKLIKDAEQVISEIVNV
- the truA gene encoding tRNA pseudouridine(38-40) synthase TruA, whose amino-acid sequence is MKWVAARVMYDGTNFYGYQSQPTFRTVQDEFEKALKIIFKKEVPSYACGRTDTGVHAVGQVISFKVENENMTERNIKDALNAILPEDVYVKEVREVKEGFNPRSEAKKRIYHYFIYINEDPNIFLRNRVWWIPFRLNLEKMRQAARYFEGEHDFTSFKTGNDERNPIRTIYRVRIIELRKDLILIRVEGKSFLRRMVRNIVGALVKVGTDVWEVEKIQEILEAKKRALAPASAPPQGLYFYSALF